One Cryptosporidium parvum Iowa II chromosome 5, whole genome shotgun sequence DNA segment encodes these proteins:
- a CDS encoding conserved protein with N-terminal HORMA domain, producing TPYIVIYYQQVTDIQSLNMMRNTIRTAVSSVAYLRNLFDEEAFEDKNVSGLQLKVLRPFNQESKLILNWLEDGVFDALEKQYLKLLVFGIHGECDELIESYHFHFNYSEKGTNINLKRKSKEKETSNSQEINNFGCCTKEYARQQTVQLLRALILLTQSLSPLPESRYMSMKLWYYEDRVPNDYEPNHFRPARSSDILSFNEIPIDTVVGNVDTKFHTLSVKVKSAVENYNDSSELNLYTNLSASQLKKKEKIPEKQELLKIQTFSNDKIKERTDEELTAGSSTESKQIKLNELIPNHNGSPTDDRTIKTINSVELLEKATEVVKFLKFVNKGNLAMALDIEKERASNLIEILLDNGHLLNKVVKGKGYPVKEREIGERRVKNKSICKKRMTKRKIDEKNTKN from the coding sequence acTCCAtatattgttatttattatcagCAAGTAACAGATATTCAATCTTTGAATATGATGAGAAATACAATTAGAACCGCAGTATCTTCAGTTGCgtatttgagaaatttgTTCGATGAAGAGGCGTTTGAAGATAAAAATGTTTCTGGATTACAACTTAAAGTGTTGAGGCCTTTTAACCAAGAGtctaaattaattttaaattggCTAGAAGATGGAGTATTTGACGCTTTAGAAAAACAGTATTTAAAGTTACTAGTTTTTGGAATACATGGTGAGTGCGATGAGCTCATTGAAAGCTACCACTTCCACTTCAACTATTCTGAAAAAGGgactaatattaatttgaaacGTAAATCTAAAGAGAAGGAGACATCAAATTCGCAAgagattaataattttggatGTTGCACCAAAGAATATGCTAGACAACAAACGGTCCAATTATTGCGTGCGTTGATTTTATTAACGCAGTCATTATCCCCACTACCTGAATCTAGATATATGTCTATGAAGCTTTGGTATTACGAAGACCGTGTTCCAAATGATTATGAACCAAATCACTTTAGACCCGCGAGGTCGTCTGATATACTATCATTCAATGAAATTCCCATTGATACTGTTGTTGGTAATGTTGATACCAAATTTCATACCTTATCTGTAAAAGTTAAAAGTGCTGTTGAGAATTATAATGATAGCTCTGAACTGAATTTATACACGAATTTGAGTGCAAgtcaattaaaaaaaaaagaaaaaataccAGAAAAGCAAGAgttattgaaaattcaaaCTTTTAGCaatgataaaataaaagaaagaacTGATGAGGAGTTAACAGCAGGCTCATCAACTGAATctaaacaaataaaattaaacgaattaattccaaatcaTAACGGTTCGCCTACCGATGATAGGACtattaaaacaattaattcagTTGAACTACTTGAGAAGGCTACTGAAGTAGTaaaatttcttaaattcGTAAACAAAGGAAACCTTGCTATGGCTcttgatattgaaaaagagAGGGCTAGTAAtcttattgaaatattattagataaTGGCCATCTATTAAACAAAGTTGTGAAGGGGAAAGGATATCCCGTAAAAGAGAGAGAAATTGGTGAAAGAAgagttaaaaataaaagtatttGCAAAAAGAGAATGacaaaaagaaagattgatgaaaaaaataccaagaattaa
- a CDS encoding RAB/RAS GTpase yields the protein MFNYRVYYRTVRLPPEDSEIGDPISLCLEIEDLPGIESSYINDQFVNRYFNMARRELFIPPGTKDIIPFKIWRPPKVPLAAGQKYLPLTQGRMGFIFVCDINDIDSIKAIELLYQKFQSISELSISSIKPVVFLCANKVDKDTETKNFELNLFRIEDFASRMFIRLWKTSALTGKNIRHVSDKIH from the coding sequence ATGTTTAATTATAGAGTTTACTATCGAACTGTAAGACTTCCTCCGGAAGATTCGGAAATTGGTGACCCTATTTCATTGTGCTTAGAAATTGAAGACCTTCCAGGAATAGAATCAAGTTATATAAATGATCAATTTGTCAAtagatatttcaatatGGCCCGAAGAGAATTATTCATCCCACCTGGGACAAAAGATATAATTCCATTTAAAATATGGAGGCCTCCCAAAGTTCCTCTTGCTGCAGgccaaaaatatttaccTTTGACTCAGGGAAGAATGGGGTTCATTTTTGTATGCGATATAAATGATATTGATTCAATTAAGGCGATCGAGTTGCTGTACCAGAAATTTCAATCTATTTCGGAATTATCCATATCATCTATTAAACCTGTTGTTTTTTTATGCGCAAATAAAGTCGACAAAGATAcagaaacaaaaaattttgaGCTTAACTTATTCAGGATTGAAGACTTTGCTAGCAGAATGTTCATTCGTCTTTGGAAAACTTCAGCACTAACTGGAAAAAATATCAGGCATGTAAGTGATAAAATACATTAA
- a CDS encoding CTP synthetase (UTP-ammonia lyase) (transcripts identified by EST): protein MIVKSKQESGRIKSPKLTTSSVNHLADDRVIKYIVVTGGTLSGLGKGIAISSLGLCLKSRGYNVTAIKIDPYLNIDAGTMSPFEHGEVFVLDDGEEVDLDLGNYERFLGLNLTNINSITTGKVFSEVISRERRGEYLGKTVQVVPHLTDYIQERIKLAGISGYYDSSDNYILPDICMIEVGGTVGDIESSVYLEALQQFIFNIGSENIAFIHVCYLPYVGNQLKKKPTQHSVSRLREVGLKPDFLFGRCEVPIDDICREQLKVFTQVKKEHIISVHTVEHPSAVVKLLESQELADKVCRRLGLSIREPGKLLADWFNIIDLSILTDKLHRGESIPSGMPNPFINGKSRIGIVGKYIASDDTYLSVIEALKHAALHVKIQLEVVWIEATQLEAETEIISNNSALKTSKSTWDLLKSVNGILVPGGFGKRGINGKIEAINYSRVNNIPFLGICLGMQLSVVEFCKNVLKLPLATSQEFEDDLVLDLKPISSMDELNLAHASNGTLSVGEEILSPNTDIELSSRSVHVVVTMSEFTSSDKGGTMRLGGWNTMIHDKNSLAYRIYNSCKFQSFTTLCTETGEEIYTIRERHRHRYEINPEFVPLMEKNGMKFVGKDVDVSKNEILELPSHPFFIAAQYHPEFTSRPMSPNPLFYGLILASIGKIKHNEALYEFI, encoded by the coding sequence ATGATAGTTAAATCAAAACAAGAATCAGGCCGTATTAAGTCACCAAAACTAACAACTAGCTCTGTAAATCATTTAGCAGATGATCGAGtgataaaatatattgttgTTACAGGTGGTACTTTGAGCGGACTAGGTAAAGGAATAGCTATAAGCTCGCTTGGCTTATGCCTTAAAAGCAGAGGATATAATGTAACAGCGATAAAAATAGATccttatttgaatattgaCGCAGGGACTATGTCTCCCTTTGAGCATGGTGAGGTTTTTGTATTAGATGATGGAGAGGAAGTCGATTTGGATTTGGGAAATTATGAAAGGTTCTTGGGATTAAATTTGACCAATATCAATTCTATTACAACAGGGAAGGTTTTCTCTGAAGTTATTAGTCGCGAAAGAAGGGGAGAGTACTTAGGAAAGACTGTTCAAGTTGTGCCGCATTTGACTGATTATATTCAAGAACGAATAAAGCTTGCTGGCATTTCAGGATATTATGATAGTTCTGATAATTACATTTTACCAGATATTTGTATGATAGAAGTTGGTGGAACTGTAGGAGATATTGAAAGTTCTGTTTATTTAGAAGCATTACAacaatttatatttaatattggtTCTGAAAATATTGCATTTATTCATGTATGCTATTTGCCCTATGTTGGAAATCAACTAAAAAAGAAGCCAACTCAACATAGCGTATCTAGATTACGAGAAGTCGGATTAAAGCCAGATTTTTTGTTTGGAAGGTGCGAAGTTCCTATTGATGATATATGCAGAGAACAGTTAAAGGTATTTACTCAAGTGAAAAAAGAGCATATTATTTCGGTACACACAGTCGAACATCCAAGCGCTGTAGTAAAATTGTTAGAATCTCAAGAACTTGCGGACAAGGTGTGCAGGCGTCTTGGTTTATCTATACGAGAACCAGGAAAGCTATTAGCTGATTGgtttaatattatagatttatcaatattaactGATAAACTTCACCGTGGGGAAAGCATCCCCTCTGGCATGCCGAATCCATTTATAAATGGAAAGTCACGAATTGGAATTGTAGGAAAGTATATTGCATCTGATGACACTTACCTAAGTGTAATTGAAGCTCTTAAGCATGCGGCATTACATGTTAAGATTCAATTAGAAGTTGTTTGGATTGAAGCCACTCAATTAGAGGCAGAGACGGAAATTATATCGAATAATTCAGCTTTAAAAACCTCGAAATCTACTTGggatttattaaaatctgTCAATGGCATTCTTGTTCCTGGAGGATTTGGAAAAAGAGGAATAAACGGAAAGATCGAGGCAATTAATTATTCTCgagtaaataatattccTTTCTTAGGTATTTGTCTTGGAATGCAGCTGTCAGTAGTCGAGTTTTGCAAAAATGTTTTAAAATTACCGCTTGCAACATCACAAGAGTTCGAAGATGATTTAGTTTTAGACTTAAAGCCAATCTCTAGTATGGATGAGTTGAACCTTGCTCACGCCAGCAATGGTACGTTGAGCGTTGGCGAGGAAATACTTAGCCCTAATACAGATATTGAACTTTCATCCAGGTCCGTTCATGTTGTCGTTACCATGAGCGAATTTACTAGTAGTGATAAAGGTGGTACAATGAGGTTAGGAGGTTGGAACACTATGATACACGATAAGAACTCACTCGCCTATAGAATCTATAACTCATGTAAATTCCAATCATTTACAACTCTTTGTACAGAGACGGGTGAAGAGATTTACACTATTAGGGAAAGGCACCGACACCGTTACGAAATAAATCCTGAATTTGTGCCTCTGATGGAGAAAAATGGCATGAAGTTTGTTGGAAAGGACGTGGATGTTAGCAAGAATGAAATTCTAGAGTTACCATCCCATCCATTTTTCATTGCTGCTCAATATCACCCTGAGTTCACTTCAAGGCCAATGAGCCCAAATCCATTATTTTACGGCCTTATTCTCGCATCAATAGGGAAAATTAAACATAATGAGGCCCTCTACgaattcatttaa
- a CDS encoding conserved protein, possible U4/U6 associated RNA splicing factor — MFEIKNNELSSNKSEATQLNSSHDDKLLLEKAKKALAIQSRIEKNLSILHSKADVNELIIKTTENGHLNLENNYTLVSSKPTSNSEHKFSCIEALNVKEPKLNSIAQKRCTEFTDPRLIIKQKSKKALRFIRKGVFSRAEIELNDPDLVSRKKRRQVEELFFLNDESVFSKVLIPELEHWDMPFVKPKENVSEDEFPFEILVSKISNLIEHPVPLEPYFDPDENVSSVIFLTKKEKARLRRMNRQEKEMERQDRIRMGIESPLRPILKLSNLHNILNEKVVAEPSNIELEIKKQKEERIKLHEDRNAPLKHNQEDKCKKKENKWKLDQNNPIVHAAIFKIGSLKNKRYIFKIDRNAHDCHLTGCCVISSIDPCIILVEGSKKSIKFYKNLLLNRIKWDQPIETTTSCSLIWEGVRPSRIFFRWKIYYCHSKEDAYRFFLDNNSLDLWNISQN; from the coding sequence atgtttgaaattaaaaataatgaattgtCATCAAATAAAAGTGAGGCTACGCAACTAAATTCAAGTCATGATGATAAACTGCTTTTAGAAAAAGCAAAGAAAGCTCTTGCAATACAAAGTAGAATCGAAAagaatttatcaatattacaTTCAAAAGCTGATGTTAACGAACTAATTATAAAGACAACTGAAAATGGGcatttgaatttggaaaataattacaCTCTTGTTTCGTCTAAACCCACATCAAATAGTGAGCATAAATTTTCTTGCATCGAAGCTTTAAATGTGAAAGAACCTAAGTTAAACTCAATTGCTCAAAAGAGATGTACAGAATTTACTGATCCACGATTAATTATCAAACAGAAATCCAAAAAAGCTTTAAGATTTATTAGGAAAGGAGTATTTTCTAGAGCAGAGATTGAACTAAATGATCCTGATCTTGTTTCTAGGAAAAAAAGGAGGCAAGTAGAagagttattttttttgaatgatGAAAGTGTTTTTTCTAAAGTTCTAATTCCGGAACTTGAGCATTGGGATATGCCTTTTGTTAAGCCAAAGGAGAATGTTTCAGAAGATGAATTCccatttgaaatattagtTTCTAAGATAAGTAATCTAATTGAGCATCCTGTTCCTTTAGAACCTTACTTTGATCCTGACGAAAATGTTTCATCTGTTATTTTCCTAacaaaaaaggaaaaagcACGACTTCGTAGAATGAATCGacaagaaaaagaaatggaaAGGCAAGATCGAATTCGAATGGGTATTGAATCTCCTCTTAGACCCATACTTAAACTCTCAAATTTACATAACATTTTAAACGAAAAAGTAGTCGCTGAACCTTCAAATATTGAGCttgaaataaagaaacAGAAAGAAGAGAGGATAAAGCTGCATGAAGATAGAAATGCGCCATTAAAGCATAATCAGGAAGATAAGTgtaaaaagaaagaaaataaatggaAGTTGGATCAAAATAATCCAATAGTGCATGCtgcaatatttaaaattggTAGTCTTAAGAACAAAAGgtatattttcaagattgATAGAAATGCACATGACTGCCATTTAACAGGCTGTTGTGTTATTAGTTCTATTGACCCGTGCATTATTTTAGTGGAAGGCTCAAAAAAATCGATAAAGTTCTATAAAAACTTACTTCTAAATCGCATTAAATGGGATCAACCAATTGAAACAACAACTAGCTGTAGTTTAATATGGGAAGGCGTAAGGCCTTCAaggattttttttagatgGAAGATTTACTATTGCCATTCAAAAGAAGATGCATAcagattttttttagataaTAACTCTCTTGATCTCTGGaatatttctcaaaattaG
- a CDS encoding nclip/MJ0026/YebU-like; SUN family methylase, translating to MLISNLCGKFGWIAYHEYLFTKERLHKSLLPALSANPRHVAVVNQFDSSKAHLIEINGKIYKRWVFPFTYYLTYDNKFNLLENEPLIVPEKCIYFMDAASIIVSYLLDIDRFSTVLDLCSAPGGKALIIIKRILEDINKHGEKDKMCHITCNEYDKGRFSRLNKVLQSHIGSFDLNRVNAVTISNDATSPSLLYSLRKQSRFLKILVDAPCSSDRHLILSNDFKHWSIKLAKRNSERQAEIINNAIGLLQDNGIILYCTCTLNEIENDYTVERICNNLEISTNDCFKLMLNIIKEFNNRYDQVKIILKPIRNELKKEEFDEKSNEKLCFNIEGNEKNIIVFEYTKFGSYILPDSNNGIGPLYLAFIKKKKINTK from the coding sequence ATGttaatttcaaatctttGTGGAAAGTTTGGATGGATAGCGTATcatgaatatttatttaccAAAGAACGTCTTCACAAGTCTCTATTGCCTGCCTTATCAGCTAATCCACGCCACGTTGCAGTTGTAAACCAATTTGATTCAAGTAAGGCACACCTGATAGAAATAAACGGGAAAATCTATAAAAGGTGGGTATTTCCCTTTACATACTATTTGACTTAcgataataaattcaatttattagaaaatgagCCATTGATTGTTCCTGAAAaatgtatatattttatgGACGCAGCAAGTATCATTGTAAGCTATTTATTAGATATTGACAGGTTTTCTACAGTATTGGATCTGTGCTCCGCTCCTGGAGGTAAAGCtttaatcattattaaaagaatctTAGAAGACATTAACAAACATGGTGAGAAAGATAAAATGTGTCATATAACTTGTAACGAATATGATAAAGGTCGGTTCAGCAGACTTAATAAAGTTTTGCAAAGCCATATTGGTAGCTTTGATCTAAATAGAGTAAATGCAGTTACTATTTCAAATGATGCGACAAGTCCTTCGCTATTGTATTCACTACGTAAGCAAAGCcgatttttgaaaattttggTCGACGCTCCTTGCTCATCGGACCGTCACTTGATTCTATCAAATGATTTTAAACATTGGTCGATAAAGCTTGCAAAAAGAAATTCCGAACGTCAAgctgaaataataaataatgcGATAGGACTGTTGCAAGACAACGGAATAATCTTATATTGTACGTGCactttaaatgaaattgaaaatgacTACACTGTGGAACGCATATGCAATAATTTAGAGATCAGTACGAATGACTGTTTTAAGTTAAtgttaaatattataaaagaGTTTAATAACAGGTATGACcaagtaaaaataatctTAAAACCTATtagaaatgaattaaagaaagagGAGTTTGATGAAAAATCTAATGAAAAATTGTGTTTTAACATAGAAGGAAATGAGAAGAATATCATAGTTTTTGAGTATACAAAATTTGGCTCTTACATCCTTCcagattcaaataatggaatTGGGCCTCTTTATCTAGCgttcattaaaaaaaaaaaaataaacacAAAGTAG
- a CDS encoding small nucleolar RNP protein , Gar1 protein RNA binding region (transcripts identified by EST): protein MSARGSRGNFRGGRGSSRGKGGVPSNGRPSFSGPPSSITELGEVLHSSEHELVCKSFLNDQVPYFNGRIFLENKEEIGKVDEILGPINTYFFSIKMNNGVKAESFVTGTKIFIDPQQLLPMSRFLPKPSTQKTTKKTGEAAIGKKRGFNGSPGRGGQSRGVRGRGFARGASPRGFRGRGTSS from the coding sequence atgtcaGCAAGAGGTAGCCGTGGAAACTTTCGTGGTGGTCGAGGTAGCTCACGTGGCAAAGGCGGTGTACCTTCAAATGGCAGACCCTCATTTTCAGGTCCCCCATCCTCAATAACTGAATTGGGAGAGGTGCTGCATTCAAGCGAGCACGAGCTAGTATGCAAAAGCTTCCTTAACGACCAAGTTCCATACTTCAATGGAAGAATATTCCTAGagaataaagaagaaatagGAAAGGTTGACGAAATTCTTGGCCCTATCAACACctatttcttttctattaaaatGAACAATGGAGTTAAAGCTGAGTCTTTCGTTACAGGGACCAAAATTTTTATCGATCCTCAACAATTATTGCCAATGTCGAGATTCTTACCAAAGCCATCTACTCAAAAAACTACCAAAAAAACTGGGGAGGCTGCAataggaaaaaaaagaggtTTTAATGGCTCACCAGGCCGTGGTGGTCAAAGTAGAGGTGTAAGAGGAAGAGGATTTGCAAGAGGGGCATCTCCCAGAGGTTTTAGAGGAAGAGGAACTAGCTCATAA